The genomic interval AAACCTTAAGAAAGCAGTAATTGGTATTTCAGGAGGATTGGATTCTACTCTTGCCCTATTAGTTGTGGTAAAAACCTTTGATATGCTAAATATACCAAGAGAAAATATAATAACTATAACTATGCCTGGTTTTGGAACTACAGATAGAACATATAACAATGCAGTAACTTTATGCAAAGAACTTCACTGTGATTTTAGAGAAATAAATATAGTAAATGCTGCTCTTCAACATTTTGAAGATATAGGCCATGATAAAGATATTCATGATGTAACATATGAAAATGTTCAAGCGAGAGAAAGAACTCAAATACTTATGGATTTAGCTAATAAGGAAGGTGGATTATTAATAGGTACTGGAGATCTTTCTGAACTAGCTTTAGGATGGTGTACTTATAATGGAGATCATATGTCAATGTACTCAGTAAACTGCTCTATTCCTAAAACTTTAGTTAGATTCTTAGTTAATTATTTTGCTAATCATGAAATTTCAAATGATGCTAAGGAAGCTTTATTAGATATTTTAGATACTCCTGTAAGTCCAGAATTATTACCAAAGGATAAAGAAGGTAAAATAGCTCAGAAAACAGAAGACATTGTTGGCCCTTATGAACTTCATGATTTCTTCTTATATCATTTTATAAAGCATGGATCAAGTCCTGAAAGAATACTATTCTTAGCTAAGGAAGCATTTAAAAATGATTATAATGAAGAAACTCTAAAAAAATGGCTAGATAAGTTTATAAGAAGATTCTTTACTCAACAATTTAAGCGTTCTGCTCTTCCAGATGGACCAAAGGTTGGTTCTATATCACTTTCTCCTAGAGGTGATTGGAGAATGCCTTCAGATGCTGTATATAATGACTTTTTAATTTAGTAATATTAAAAAGCTTAAAATATGAACTATAAACATTTTCTTCACATTATTTTTAATTAATAAAAAATAATTTTAGACTCTGTTTATAGTTCTTTTTTGCTTATTTATAACTATCATTTAAAATTTAATTTTTAAATAAGGGTAAAACTCCTAAATAGATTAATTTTACTATTTTTGATTCTTTTTTATATAATAAAATCTTATTTTGTAAAAAAAATAAGAACATTGACATAGTTTTGCCAAAAATATATTGTAAAATTTTATATATATAATGTATAATTAGAATTTAGACAGATACTTATTTATTTTATCGAAATATGTTTGATAAAAATTATTGAAAAAGGAGGAGCTATAAAGCTATGAGTAAATATGATAAAAAACTTAAAAAAGCGTTAGCTCAATATGAAAATGGGAATTATGAAGAAGCATTAGATATATGTGAAAAAGTTCTTGATAAGGACTACAATAATGAGGAAGCTCTTACACTAGAAAGTAGAGCACTTGAAAAGCTTAACAGAATAAGCGATGCTATTGTTTCTTGGAAAATAAATGCTGAGTATAATAACAATGAGGAAGCTAGAACAAAACTTGATAAATTTAATAATTTAGATGAAAAAAAACTAGCAATGAGTACTATATTCAGTGAAACTATGAAGGATGAAATTAAGGCTAGACTTCAAGAAGAAGCTCAAAAAGAATATGCTAAGCAATTAGAAAAGAGAGATTCTGAAATTAAGCCATTACCTAAAGACACTGAAAAAGAGAAAGAAAACAAAAAGGTTGAACAAGCTCCAGTTATTAAGATAAATAAAGAAAAACCTAGAGAAGATGTTAAGATTGATGATATAAAACCATTAGATCATAAAGCTAAAGAAACTTCAAAGACTGAAAGTAATCATCTTGATAATGTGACAAAGGTAGATTTCCATAAAAAAGATGAAATTAAAAAATCTAAAGATAAACCTAAGGATGATAATGAACCTAAAGTTATTAGTACTCCTAATTTTAAAAACGAGAAATCTAACGCTAAAAAATCTAACAAAAAGAAACCAGTTAAGTATATAGCTGTAGCTGTTTCAGGTGCTATAGTTTTATTACTTGCTTATGGAGTAACAAAAAATTTAAAAACTACAGATGCTAGTAAAAATCAAATAACAGCAAGTGAAGAAGCTAATAATAATGCTAACAAGACTGAAAATTCAACTGACAATAAGACAAATGAAGATTCAAAAAAAGAAACAGAAACTAAGACTATTACTGCTGATGAATTAAATAAAGCTATTAGTAATAATGATATAAATTCTCTTTATACACTATTAACTTCTACTCCTAAGGATAAAGTACCTCAAGATGCCTTAGATGCTTATAATAAAGCAGAAAATTTAATGAAAACTGATGGGGTTAAGGATTTATACTTAAAAGGATCAGATTTATTTAAAGAGAAAAAATATGAAGATGCCCTTAAGGACTTTGAAAAAGCATATGCCTTTTCATCTGATTCTTACTTGAGACCTCACTTAATTTATTTCATGGGAACTTCTTATGAAAACTTAGATAAAAATACAGAGGCAATCAAGTATTTCCAAGAATATTTAAAGGATTATAAGGCAAAGCCAGATGCTGAAGATTTTATGTACACACCTCAATGTTTATATAACTTAGCTATTTTATATAATAAAGAAGGTAACAGTGCTGAATCTAAAAAATACGCGCAAGAAATTGAAAATGATTATCCAAACACAATGTTCTACAATGATGTTACTAAAAAAATTATATACGGTAATTAATAAAAAAGCACAAGGAATAATTCCTTGTGCTTTTTTATTATCTATAAATTAAAACTTTATAGATAATTATTTTAAAATCTCTTCTCATACAAATTTTTCAATAAATTTATATAAGTTATAGTGTCTTATATTGCTTCTGAATCTGGGAAAATCATATTTGCAACCTTCTCAAACTCTACTCCAACATATTTTGAACTATGAGAATCAGATCCTAATACCATAGGTATATTATACTTTAAGCATAAATCTAAAAATATTCCTTGAGGATGAACCTCTCCACATTTCGCTCTTCTAAGGCCTGAAGTATTTAAATCAATTTCATAATTTCCTTTTTTCATTTCTTTTAGAATACTCTCTAAAAGCTTAATATTATATTTTTCATTAGGAAAATCTGCTTTATACTTCCTAACTAAAGTTGGATGTCCTATTCTTTTAGGTTTAAAGGCTCCTAGATCGCATTTAATTGACTTTAACATAGTTTCATAGTATAGATCATAAAGCTTGTCCATTCCGCCAATTTTCTCTACTAATTCACCAATCATATCTGATCCATTACCTATTTGATAATACTCTCCTTGAAACTTTACTATATGAACTGAAAGAATTGCATCATCTAAATATTTTCCATACTTATTTAATATAGCTTTAGTCTCTTCTTCATACCCTTCCACATAATCAACCTCTAAGCCTACATTAACTTTAATTTTATCCTTAACCTTTTCTTTTAGCTCAGTTATTCCTTTTATGTACTCCTCTAATCTTTCCATAGGTAAAGCACTGTTTTTTCTTGGTGAAGGGTCTTCCATAGGTAGTGGCATATGTTCTGTAAAAGTTATTTCTGTAATCCCATTTCTTAATGCAGTATCAATGTACATATCTAGACTATCATTGCTACCATGTGGGCAATAAGTACTATGAACATGTCCATCTCTTTTTGTGTTTAAAATCATTTTATCCTCCGTATTATGCTGCTATAAATTTTGTCAAAATCTAAAATCTTAATAAAAAGATTCATTTAGATTTAAAAAATTAAAAACTCTAAGAATAAACTTTATTATAATTTACAATTAGTTTTTAATCCATTTATATTATACCTTATTAAATTAATAAGACAACATACTACCAATATACTGATATTTTAATTCTAATTCACATATTACTGGGTAATGATCCGAAGGATATCCCCCATTTATTTTTCTATCATCAATATTTAAACTTTTTATTTCATATTCCTTTGAGTATAGTATATAATCTATTATTCTCCCATCATATCCCCCTTTAAAATAATGAAAAGTTCCAAGTATGTTATTTTTTATATTATCATAACATACATTAAAGCATGTATTGTTTGTTTCTTCTTCCCTGATTATATTAAAAAGATTATCCTCTAAATAACAATTGAAATCACCCATTATTATATATGGAGTTTTATAAATTTTATAAATTTTCTTCACTTCTTTTAATATTATTTTTATGCCTTCTTCCCTTGCAAGTTCACTTTCATGATCTAAATGAGTGTTATATATATCTATCTTTAATCCGCTTATTTTATCCTTTAACTTAAGCTTAGTACATATTCTAGGAAGACTACTATTAAAATCTTTACTTCCCTTAATATTAGGAGTTTTAGATAACCAAAACTGATTCCACTCTAGTACTTCAAACTTATTTTTTAAAAAGAAAATTGCATTAAATTCATCTTTTCCATTTCCTTCTCGATCTTCTCCAACCCATGAATACTCATCTAATAAATCATCCATATCATCTAACATATGAATAAGTCCCTCTTGAGTACCTATTATATCTGGCAAATGGTCTTTTATTAGCTTTGTAATTCTTAAACATCTTTGACTCCATTCATTATTGTCTTGTGCTTTAAAATCATATTTTAAATTAAATGTCATAACCTTTAAATTTCTCATAATTATTAGCTTAATTAATAAATTAATTAAACCTATCCCCCTTTATCTAAATCTTTTTAAAATAAGCTCTGTTTTAAAAGTTAGGGTTTACTTAAAACAGAGCCTAAAACAATTATAATATTTATATAGATATGTTTTATAGTGACAAATTCTAATTTATATGTACTTATTTTAAATTAAATATAAATTATTAAAATTTCAAATTAGACACTTGCTTAAACATATTTATTTCCTTTTCAGATTCTACAGAATCTAAAGTTTCATTCCAATCTTTATCAAAATTAATCTTAAATAGTTCCACATGAGTCTTATCATTTTTAGGTGCCATTGCTACATATTCTGCACCACAAATTAATTTTTGTTCTAAAACCAGATATTCAATCTTTTTTCCATTTTCATCTCTAAAAGATACTACTTGATTATCATTCATTTTTATTTCCTCCTTTAAATTTTTCTTTCTTATTTATTATTTTATATATTTTTTTATTTATTCTTTTTTAATTTAATATTCATTTACGAGTATATTATATACGATATTAAATGAGTATTATTAATAATTGTTTTAAACTTCATAAAATAAGTAAATAATTATATGTTCTTTTATAAAATAAA from Clostridium perfringens carries:
- the hisJ gene encoding histidinol-phosphatase HisJ; its protein translation is MILNTKRDGHVHSTYCPHGSNDSLDMYIDTALRNGITEITFTEHMPLPMEDPSPRKNSALPMERLEEYIKGITELKEKVKDKIKVNVGLEVDYVEGYEEETKAILNKYGKYLDDAILSVHIVKFQGEYYQIGNGSDMIGELVEKIGGMDKLYDLYYETMLKSIKCDLGAFKPKRIGHPTLVRKYKADFPNEKYNIKLLESILKEMKKGNYEIDLNTSGLRRAKCGEVHPQGIFLDLCLKYNIPMVLGSDSHSSKYVGVEFEKVANMIFPDSEAI
- a CDS encoding DUF1292 domain-containing protein; translated protein: MNDNQVVSFRDENGKKIEYLVLEQKLICGAEYVAMAPKNDKTHVELFKINFDKDWNETLDSVESEKEINMFKQVSNLKF
- a CDS encoding tetratricopeptide repeat protein, whose protein sequence is MSKYDKKLKKALAQYENGNYEEALDICEKVLDKDYNNEEALTLESRALEKLNRISDAIVSWKINAEYNNNEEARTKLDKFNNLDEKKLAMSTIFSETMKDEIKARLQEEAQKEYAKQLEKRDSEIKPLPKDTEKEKENKKVEQAPVIKINKEKPREDVKIDDIKPLDHKAKETSKTESNHLDNVTKVDFHKKDEIKKSKDKPKDDNEPKVISTPNFKNEKSNAKKSNKKKPVKYIAVAVSGAIVLLLAYGVTKNLKTTDASKNQITASEEANNNANKTENSTDNKTNEDSKKETETKTITADELNKAISNNDINSLYTLLTSTPKDKVPQDALDAYNKAENLMKTDGVKDLYLKGSDLFKEKKYEDALKDFEKAYAFSSDSYLRPHLIYFMGTSYENLDKNTEAIKYFQEYLKDYKAKPDAEDFMYTPQCLYNLAILYNKEGNSAESKKYAQEIENDYPNTMFYNDVTKKIIYGN
- a CDS encoding endonuclease/exonuclease/phosphatase family protein, encoding MRNLKVMTFNLKYDFKAQDNNEWSQRCLRITKLIKDHLPDIIGTQEGLIHMLDDMDDLLDEYSWVGEDREGNGKDEFNAIFFLKNKFEVLEWNQFWLSKTPNIKGSKDFNSSLPRICTKLKLKDKISGLKIDIYNTHLDHESELAREEGIKIILKEVKKIYKIYKTPYIIMGDFNCYLEDNLFNIIREEETNNTCFNVCYDNIKNNILGTFHYFKGGYDGRIIDYILYSKEYEIKSLNIDDRKINGGYPSDHYPVICELELKYQYIGSMLSY